A genomic region of Enterococcus sp. 12C11_DIV0727 contains the following coding sequences:
- a CDS encoding helix-turn-helix domain-containing protein: MNELTILLSKTQQETLQQTIHHLLTNEVNQFKVELGLNTRYIKKKQLCHYLNLSNNTLDKLIAEGLPKLNIQGVVLYDKIEVDCWLKKFSHSA, from the coding sequence ATGAATGAACTCACTATTCTATTATCCAAAACACAACAAGAAACATTACAACAAACAATTCATCACTTGTTAACAAATGAAGTTAACCAGTTCAAAGTAGAACTTGGTTTAAATACACGTTATATCAAAAAGAAACAACTCTGTCACTACCTCAATTTATCCAACAACACTTTAGATAAATTGATTGCAGAAGGTTTACCCAAACTAAATATTCAAGGCGTTGTTCTATATGACAAAATAGAAGTTGATTGCTGGTTAAAAAAGTTTAGTCACTCAGCTTGA
- a CDS encoding rolling circle replication-associated protein produces the protein MYTSYNQKIIETPTYIEIWEYEQPIYSKRSKTEKAKKEKLGWLEEKTIRKKFDELSAQGQYDSLKRKQKHYKTKRFDIARLIDTNFDKQTKFLTLTFKENIEDIDYTNSEFKKFIKRLNYQLYKTKKAQIRYLATWEKQKRGAIHYHIILFRFPYVPHKQLLSTWGHGAVRINKIDVDGIENRGRYISKYFDKELELKEHKKKAFFKSQNLRLPKETKRRTDTPYNVSNQKVLVTKEYTKKKPFFFREWNLYEVTEPILMFEESKVRYTKIKKNGGDIHE, from the coding sequence CTGTATACGAGTTACAATCAGAAAATCATTGAAACTCCTACGTATATAGAAATTTGGGAATATGAGCAACCAATCTATTCAAAACGATCAAAAACAGAAAAAGCGAAAAAAGAAAAACTTGGATGGCTAGAAGAAAAAACAATCCGAAAAAAATTTGATGAACTATCTGCACAGGGACAATATGACAGTTTAAAGAGAAAACAAAAACATTATAAAACGAAACGATTTGATATTGCACGATTAATTGACACAAACTTTGACAAACAAACGAAATTTCTAACACTAACCTTTAAAGAAAACATAGAAGATATTGACTATACAAATAGTGAGTTCAAAAAATTTATTAAACGATTAAATTACCAATTATATAAAACCAAGAAAGCTCAAATTCGCTACTTAGCTACGTGGGAGAAGCAAAAGCGTGGAGCTATCCATTACCACATTATTCTCTTTCGCTTCCCTTACGTTCCTCATAAACAGCTTTTAAGCACTTGGGGACATGGTGCAGTTAGAATAAATAAAATTGATGTGGATGGTATCGAAAATCGAGGAAGATATATCAGTAAATATTTTGATAAAGAATTAGAGCTAAAGGAACATAAAAAGAAAGCTTTCTTCAAATCTCAAAATTTACGCCTTCCTAAAGAAACAAAGAGACGAACAGATACACCCTATAATGTTTCTAATCAAAAAGTATTAGTAACGAAAGAATATACAAAAAAGAAACCCTTCTTTTTTAGAGAATGGAACTTATACGAAGTAACAGAACCAATACTTATGTTTGAAGAAAGCAAGGTTCGTTACACAAAAATAAAAAAAAATGGAGGAGATATTCATGAATGA
- a CDS encoding helix-turn-helix domain-containing protein — protein sequence MKPNKKKVANRIREIRTNLGYSMEEFGKLIGNSPRSSVNNWEKGVSIPKRDKLEKIALLGKMMPDQILYGRADEYLYDLIEQNFDVKLSDSILFSIFEAIPPAKRTYDDMMWLAVAKYVLDNGTYGKRVGHLVYTSMLGMPNLYAGRYKDDFIEQSENHNQLEIMYYIYAEVEKNRLHVIPFSLNDKNSNLFFEFPMYIENEGEHQVFTKNFGEIGLTLEGSYIIYYGIDKDKEMEDIRSFQYNEKENNYVISEMNDSIYLELFKDELEKEIVQIKNRV from the coding sequence ATGAAGCCTAATAAAAAGAAGGTTGCAAATAGAATACGAGAAATTAGGACAAATTTAGGTTATAGTATGGAGGAGTTTGGGAAATTAATAGGTAATTCTCCAAGAAGCTCTGTTAATAATTGGGAAAAAGGGGTTAGTATTCCCAAACGAGATAAGTTAGAAAAGATAGCTTTGTTAGGTAAAATGATGCCAGATCAGATTTTGTATGGGAGAGCTGATGAATATTTATATGATTTGATTGAACAGAATTTTGACGTGAAACTTAGTGATAGTATACTTTTTTCGATTTTTGAAGCTATTCCACCTGCAAAACGTACATATGACGACATGATGTGGTTAGCGGTAGCTAAGTATGTTCTAGACAATGGAACATATGGAAAAAGAGTAGGACATTTAGTCTATACTTCGATGTTGGGAATGCCTAATTTATATGCTGGACGATATAAAGATGACTTTATTGAACAAAGTGAAAACCACAATCAATTAGAAATAATGTATTATATTTATGCAGAAGTTGAGAAAAACAGATTGCATGTTATTCCTTTTTCATTAAATGATAAGAATAGCAATTTATTTTTTGAATTTCCAATGTATATTGAAAACGAAGGTGAGCATCAAGTATTTACAAAAAATTTTGGTGAAATAGGATTAACTTTGGAAGGTTCCTATATCATTTATTATGGAATAGATAAGGACAAAGAAATGGAAGATATTCGGTCATTTCAGTATAACGAAAAAGAAAATAATTATGTGATTAGTGAAATGAACGATTCTATTTATTTAGAACTGTTCAAAGATGAGCTTGAAAAAGAAATTGTGCAGATAAAAAATAGAGTTTGA